The Devosia sp. MC521 genome segment AAGCAATCACCGCTGGTGATCACGCAGTAGCATTTGCCGCTCTCAAGGTTGCGGAACCAGAAATCAATCGCGCTGCGACCAAGGGCATCGTTCATGCCAACTTGGCAGCTCGTAAGGTTTCCCGTCTGAACAGCCGCGTTAAGGCTCTCGCCGTCTAAGACGCGAGGCTCCGCGGCGCCACTCGGCAGACGCGGGACGTCAGAAAATTGGGCTCCTTAGGGAGCCCTTTTTGTTGGTGAGTCCCGGGAACGCTTTTCTGTCATCAATCTGTAATGTGTCGATCTACGGACACGACTGCACGATCCGGAACGGATCGGGCACAGGCTGTTTTATTCCTTTAGGGCA includes the following:
- the rpsT gene encoding 30S ribosomal protein S20; translated protein: MANTPSAKKATRKIAARTAINKSRRSRVRTFIRKVEEAITAGDHAVAFAALKVAEPEINRAATKGIVHANLAARKVSRLNSRVKALAV